The window TTTGGAAGTGAAAACTCTTCCTCGATTGTGTAGTTTCGATTGCTCTCCTTAAAAGCTTTTTCCACAAACGTTTTGAACTTTTTCATCCCAAATGTTGCATTATTAGTAGATGCTACAATAACACCGTTTTTTTCTGTAATATTAATAGCGTCCATTAGTAACTTTGTATAGTCTTTAGCAGAACTAAACGTATACTTTTTTGAACGTGCAAAGCTAGGAGGATCGAGTATTACCATATCGAAGGATAATTCCTTCCGTTTCGCATATTTAAAATAATCAAATACATCCATCACGATAATATCCTGTTGTTCTACATCGATTCCATTTACTTCGAATTGTTCAGTCGTTTTACTTAAGCTACGTTTGGCAAGATCTACACTGGTTGTTTTCTTAGCGCCACCAGCTGCAGCAAATACAGAAAAAGCTCCAGTATACGAGAATGTATTCAGTACTGTTTTTCCTTTTGAATAGTTATCTCGAATTGTTTTCCGAACATCGCGTTGGTCTAAAAAGACCCCAACCATTGCCCCATCATTTAAGTAAATAGCAAAGTTCTGCCCATTTTCTTTTACAAGAATAGGGAATTCCCCACGATCACCTTTGACGAAATCATCGTCTTCCACATACTGTCCTTTTGTATCAAAACGTTTCTTTTCATAAATTCCTTTATAAGAAACAGAAGCTTCAAGTGCCTCTAAAATCATACCTTTAAAGGAATAAATTCCCTCACTATACCAACTGATTAAATAATACCCATCAAAATAGTCAATAATCAAACCGCCGATACCGTCCCCTTCACCGTTAAATACACGAAAGGCTGTTGTATCAGTATTATGATAATAATCGTCACGATGTTTGATCGCTGTGGAGATTTTCTTTTGGAAAAATGACTTATCAATTTTTTCATTTTCATTTTTCGTTAACAGCCAGCCAATCCCTTTATTTTGTTTTCCGACATAGCCTTTACCGATAAATTTGCCAGCAGCATTTTGCAACTTTAAAATGCTTCCTTCCTCAAGAGATTCTGTTTCGTGGAAGCCGTCTTTCATTAAAATCGGAACGCCTTTTTGTAAATCTTGGGCAAGTGCTTCAGTTACTTTGATATCTAATTCATTTCGCATCATTGTAGTCATCCTTATAAGTTTTTTATATATTATCTCATACGTATGGGTAAAAACCCTTAATAGTCTTATGGTACAATATACTATACATGCGCATAGGAAGGAAGTTTGCTATGAAAAAGTCGAAAATTATCCTGCCAATTATGATTGTAGTGACAGTACTAGCTACCATAATTTTAAGCCAAGAAGAATATTCGGAAGTAACAATTATAAATAGAATACTTATCATTGTAGGAGCAGCTATTGTGTCTTCCGTAATTGGCTATTTTCTACTAGGATCTGATGTAGATAAAGTTGACCCGAAACCAAATGATAATACAGCGAACAAGATAAATAAGAAAAATAGTGGTAGAAAATAGAGGGCTTTCTCAATAAAGTGAAACTTTAAACAGCGGGGGTTTTTCATCCCCCACTGATTGTTAGCTGAACCATTCGGGCATTTACGGGCAGTTATCTCTCACCTATGCTTTGTTACTTGGCCCGAGCCTTGAAGTGAGAGTAGTACTGCCCGTTAATGCGGGATAAATGACAGGAGTGACCTAAGTGTTAGATAAAGCACGTCAATTATTACAAACTTACTTTGGATATGATTCCTTTCGTGAGGGCCAAGAAACGGTTATTAACTATGTATTGGATGAGAATTCTAGCCTTTGTGTAATGCCTACAGGGGGAGGTAAGTCTCTGTGCTACCAAATCCCCGCTCTTATGCTAGAAGGCACTACGATTGTTATCTCTCCATTAATTTCCCTTATGAAAGACCAGGTGGATACATTAATTCAGGCTGGGATTCCTGCAACCTTCATAAACAGTACATTAACTGCAGAAGAAGTAAGGAAAACAATGGAAGAAGTACAAAATGGCCAATATCGTTTACTTTATATAGCTCCCGAGCGTTTAGAATCTCCTCACTTTTTAAATCAATTAAAAAAAGTAAAGGTTCCTTTAATAGCAGTGGACGAGGCGCATTGTATTTCACAATGGGGTCACGATTTCCGTCCAAGCTACCGGGCTATTCATCGATTAAAGGAAGTATTTACTGAGCAACCAACTGTCCTCGCCTTAACTGCTACTGCAACCCCAGCGGTGCGAGATGATATATGTCGATTGCTACAAATTCAAGAGGACAATACAGTTATTACTGGATTTGCAAGGTCCAATTTAGCTTTTTCGGTCGTATTAGGACAGGATAAAAATAAGTTTTTAAAAGAATTTATTAAAAAAAATGCGAACGAAGTAGGAATTATCTATGCTGCTACTAGAAAAACAGTAGATCTGTTATATGATTTGCTAAATAGAGCAGGTATTCAGACTGCTAAATATCATGCAGGACTTCCAGAGGCATTTCGAAATAAGGAACAAGAACGTTTCTTAACAGATGAAGCGCAGGTAATGGTTGCAACCAATGCATTTGGTATGGGGATTGATAAATCCAATGTCCGCTATGTGATTCACTATCAGCTGCCGAAGAATATGGAAAGCTACTATCAGGAAGCCGGAAGAGCGGGACGAGATGGTTTACCAAGTGAATGTGTCGTTTTGTATGCATCCCAAGACGTTCAAACGCAACGATTTTTAATAGATCAAGCAATGGATCGTGAACGAATTCCCAGGGAGCTAGAGAAACTGCAAGGGATGGTGGATTATTGCCATACTGAAAATTGTCTGCAGCAGTTTATTGTTACTTATTTTGGAGAGTCAGGTGCTACCAGATGTGGTCAATGTGGGAACTGCACAGATTCTAGGGAAGTTCAAGACGTAACAAAGGAAGTTCAAATGGTTCTTTCGTGCGTGGTTCGGATGGGACAAAGATTTGGCAAGACAATTACCGCACAAGTATTGACCGGATCTCAAAACAAAAAAGTAGTCGATTTTGGTTTTACGAAGTTATCGACGTATGGCATATTAAAGGGTAAGTCATTAAAAGAAGTGTCTGGTTTAATGGAGTTTATGATTGCAGAAGGTTTACTTTCGGTGAATCATGGAAGCTTACCAACAATTTACGTATCGGATGCAGGGAAAGAAGTACTGATGGGGAATAGAGTAGTGGAGCGCAAAGGCGTAGCTGTAACAAAACAAATTGCGAATAATAATCCATTGTTTGAAAAACTAAGAATACTTCGGAAAAAAATTGCGGACGAAGCAGGTGTACCACCATTTGTTATTTTTTCAGATAAGACTCTACAGCATATGTGTGCAGAGCGTCCGCAAACCGAAGAACAATTATTAGAAATTCACGGAATCGGCGAAAACAAACGAGAAAAATATGGACAAGCTTTTCTCGAGGAGATTCACAATTATATTACCGTGTAGTTTTTATGAGATACTACCGTAAGATTCGAAGGAACATTAATCTTTTTAGCATCTTCGGTGGAGATCTCAACAATTACCGATTGCTCTAAAATTTTAAAAATAGTACCTTGAACTTCGTGATCATTACGAGTGAAAGAGATCTTCTCATCAATTTTCCTAGCTGCTACGAAGGGTGAAACTTCCTTAGGTTGTCGTTGGAAACTCATGCGTCTGCCTCTTTTCTAGTTTTATTACGCAATTAGCGATAGTTTAATTATACCATAGATTAAGGGTAAAAATCGGAAAAGAGCTTATAAATACTCGAATATGTGGGTATAGTGTCGAATATTCTCGACATAATGGAGAAACCGTAAGAGGGTCAGTGCTCTTACGGTTTGTTTCGTAATTAATTGTTTTGTTGCTTTATTTTATTTTTTATAAAACTACGTATATGATAGGGTTAAGAGAATTGTTTTGAGCCAATATGAATGGGGGACATAAGATAATTTAGTCGGAACACCTTATGTATTGGACGAAAAAGAGAAGCAAATTACAAATGTGCTTTAAAGGCATTAGAAGATTCGGATATAGTTGTGACTAAAATTAGTTTGTAAGAGGAGATTATGTATAGTGCATTTTAAAGAGTTTAAGTTAGATGAGAAGATTTTACGCGCCATTGAACAGTTAGGATATACAGAGCCAACAGAAGTACAGCAAAAAGTAATACCAGTTGTTTTAGAGAAACAGGATGTCTTGGTGAAATCTAAAACAGGTAGTGGAAAAACAGCTTCTTTTGCGACGCCATTATGCGAGCTTGTAGATTGGGAGGAAAACAAACCGCAAGCATTAGTACTAACACCTACACGAGAATTGGCAGTTCAAGTCCAAGAGGATATCACAAATATCGGTCGTTATAAACGTATAAAAGGACTTGCTTTATACGGGAAATCACCATTTGCTAGACAAAAATTAGCTCTAAAGCAAAAAACACATATCATTGTAGGTACGCCCGGTAGAGTATTAGACCATATAGAAAAAGGAACGCTAGATGTGTCTAAAATGGAGTATCTTGTTATTGATGAAGCAGACGAAATGCTGAATATGGGCTTTTTAGAACAAGTTGAATCCATTATTAAATTACTTCCAAAAGCGCGCACGACCATGCTATTTTCAGCGACACTTTCGGACCAAATAAAAAAATTAAGTACTAAGTATATGAAACAAGCAGTATCCATTGAAATTGATGCATCTGAAGAAAATGCGCCCGATATAGAACATGTGAAGTATGTTGTAGTAGAAGAACTAAAGCTTTCGTTACTTGAGAAGTTAACAATTGTCGAGAATCCAGACAGTTGTATTATCTTCTGTCGTACAAAGGAACGAGTAGAACAGCTCGTAGATGTACTGGATGAAAAGGGTTATACAGCTGACAAAATTCACGGTGGTATGATGCAGGAAGATCGCTTCGAGGTGATGGACGATTTCCGCAAAGGGGAATTCCGTTATTTAATTGCTACGGATGTTGCAGCTCGTGGGATTGATATTGACGATATTACACATGTTATTCATTATGATGTGCCACTGGAGCAAGAAAGCTATGTACATCGCACAGGCAGAACAGGGCGAGCGGGGCGAAGTGGTAAGTCGATTATGCTCGCGACACCATTTGAGGACAAGTTTGTCAGAGAGATCGAATCGTTTATTGGTTTCGAAATTCCTACAGCATCAGAGCCAACAAAAGAGGAAATTGTAAAAGGTCGTGCTGCATTTGATGTGAAAATGCAGGAGCAGCCGGAGGTAAAAAAATCTAAAGGTGAGCAACTAAACGCAGATATTACAAAACTGTATTTCAATGGTGGAAAGAAAAAGAAAATCCGTGCAGTCGATTTTGTTGGAACTATAGCTAAAATCGAAGGAGTTACTGCAGACGATATTGGAATTATCACAATTCAAGACACCGTATCTTATGTAGAAATATTAAACGGCAAAGGTCCGCTTGTATTGAAAAAGATGAGAAATACAACTGTCAAAGGCAAATTACTAAAAGTTCATATCGCCAATAAATAAAAAAGAGGCTTTCCAACTATGGAAAGCTTTTTTCCTTTTTGAATCCAATGTTCCTCATATTAAGATGCTGCTGATTTTTCGTTCCGCATGTAAAAGGTAATTGAACGCAGGTAAATATCGATTTAGAGCAAGTAAATTCTTTACGGCCGCAAGTAAATGATAGGTGAGAGCAAGTAAAAACCAAATTTATGACAAGCACCATAAAGTTACCAGATAAAGAGAGACTGTCTTGGCGTAAACCACGACAGCCTCTCCCAAAAGTCAATCGGTAATGTATTTA is drawn from Psychrobacillus sp. INOP01 and contains these coding sequences:
- a CDS encoding class I SAM-dependent rRNA methyltransferase; translated protein: MRNELDIKVTEALAQDLQKGVPILMKDGFHETESLEEGSILKLQNAAGKFIGKGYVGKQNKGIGWLLTKNENEKIDKSFFQKKISTAIKHRDDYYHNTDTTAFRVFNGEGDGIGGLIIDYFDGYYLISWYSEGIYSFKGMILEALEASVSYKGIYEKKRFDTKGQYVEDDDFVKGDRGEFPILVKENGQNFAIYLNDGAMVGVFLDQRDVRKTIRDNYSKGKTVLNTFSYTGAFSVFAAAGGAKKTTSVDLAKRSLSKTTEQFEVNGIDVEQQDIIVMDVFDYFKYAKRKELSFDMVILDPPSFARSKKYTFSSAKDYTKLLMDAINITEKNGVIVASTNNATFGMKKFKTFVEKAFKESNRNYTIEEEFSLPNDFKTSPLFKEGNYLKVLFVRAK
- the recQ gene encoding DNA helicase RecQ encodes the protein MLDKARQLLQTYFGYDSFREGQETVINYVLDENSSLCVMPTGGGKSLCYQIPALMLEGTTIVISPLISLMKDQVDTLIQAGIPATFINSTLTAEEVRKTMEEVQNGQYRLLYIAPERLESPHFLNQLKKVKVPLIAVDEAHCISQWGHDFRPSYRAIHRLKEVFTEQPTVLALTATATPAVRDDICRLLQIQEDNTVITGFARSNLAFSVVLGQDKNKFLKEFIKKNANEVGIIYAATRKTVDLLYDLLNRAGIQTAKYHAGLPEAFRNKEQERFLTDEAQVMVATNAFGMGIDKSNVRYVIHYQLPKNMESYYQEAGRAGRDGLPSECVVLYASQDVQTQRFLIDQAMDRERIPRELEKLQGMVDYCHTENCLQQFIVTYFGESGATRCGQCGNCTDSREVQDVTKEVQMVLSCVVRMGQRFGKTITAQVLTGSQNKKVVDFGFTKLSTYGILKGKSLKEVSGLMEFMIAEGLLSVNHGSLPTIYVSDAGKEVLMGNRVVERKGVAVTKQIANNNPLFEKLRILRKKIADEAGVPPFVIFSDKTLQHMCAERPQTEEQLLEIHGIGENKREKYGQAFLEEIHNYITV
- a CDS encoding DUF2187 family protein, with protein sequence MSFQRQPKEVSPFVAARKIDEKISFTRNDHEVQGTIFKILEQSVIVEISTEDAKKINVPSNLTVVSHKNYTVI
- a CDS encoding DEAD/DEAH box helicase; protein product: MVHFKEFKLDEKILRAIEQLGYTEPTEVQQKVIPVVLEKQDVLVKSKTGSGKTASFATPLCELVDWEENKPQALVLTPTRELAVQVQEDITNIGRYKRIKGLALYGKSPFARQKLALKQKTHIIVGTPGRVLDHIEKGTLDVSKMEYLVIDEADEMLNMGFLEQVESIIKLLPKARTTMLFSATLSDQIKKLSTKYMKQAVSIEIDASEENAPDIEHVKYVVVEELKLSLLEKLTIVENPDSCIIFCRTKERVEQLVDVLDEKGYTADKIHGGMMQEDRFEVMDDFRKGEFRYLIATDVAARGIDIDDITHVIHYDVPLEQESYVHRTGRTGRAGRSGKSIMLATPFEDKFVREIESFIGFEIPTASEPTKEEIVKGRAAFDVKMQEQPEVKKSKGEQLNADITKLYFNGGKKKKIRAVDFVGTIAKIEGVTADDIGIITIQDTVSYVEILNGKGPLVLKKMRNTTVKGKLLKVHIANK